Proteins from one Drosophila gunungcola strain Sukarami chromosome 2R unlocalized genomic scaffold, Dgunungcola_SK_2 000012F, whole genome shotgun sequence genomic window:
- the LOC128255956 gene encoding WD repeat and HMG-box DNA-binding protein 1, translating into MSFSRSDLRYAHTNGYTGLLYTPRGEFIITCGTDGDIRHWTCISDDDPRSSCLGEFVMCIAHTGSRLLASTDRNTVHAYTFPEMDSDGILMRFTAPATCLKVAGGYTAAGSEDTTIKVVKGEAAGNETVLEGHTGPVLALDMHAERKLLVSVAGDGHLKVWNFEEGKELKSIGGLPKVNSFEAASLYGTPHFEPHRGEFLAYAVDNEIVVLNTANWEVAFKLRDDLVSSNYSCCQFSPNGERLAAGTTKGEVSIFDVKKRKALPVEMPPNDCNSITCLAWNRSGEEEVAFCDATGQLGTVFLSDATEAGGAEALEDHQAELLGDDFEFEGGQDLEAAANDGDGVSLEQLKRKVMSFVDSVDVDETSNQSLASSSRTAPAPAAPQIKLFKQQTAFQPGATPSDLEHRYMAWNDVGIVTAHVEPSGDGSIDVEFHDASIHHALHISNYNQHNLASVSKGALALASNETSKLVVIALAAAGNKEWSLSLPDCESVDALVATSHLVAVATSSSFLRIFSVMGTQREVLTIPGPVVALSGHEHSLMVVYHSSAPSQTQQHLSAMLVNTNGLNLRLEYVPVPLTPGRQLAWLGYSDAGSPSIADNMGLLQLYRRSSNAWFPICDTMKQSTSVSHNYFVVAVSELRQIVQAVLCRGTSYPMTNPRPMLQELRMQIPLCDIDVEKSELEDALLRSSLMQVEGAEKMQKETAIKLFALACSSECETRARELIESIACTDLLQLAVKYATKRGRIHLSDRLCELLPQLEAVQEARKQQTLLGASGIAATIVLPMTPTSASQSGPKPKTIELSSAKRGTLKRLANSPNIFKSASAASRPSTPDIPPSPLDTQENIFGESESEVPMSKTPDPRTPLNAVNPFAMKRKLGDTGVIFGSEKLKLAKK; encoded by the coding sequence ATGAGCTTCTCGCGCAGTGACCTGCGCTATGCGCACACCAACGGCTACACAGGTCTCCTGTACACCCCCCGCGGCGAGTTCATCATCACGTGCGGCACAGACGGAGACATTCGTCACTGGACTTGCATCAGTGACGATGACCCCCGGTCCAGTTGCCTGGGCGAGTTCGTCATGTGCATCGCCCACACGGGCTCCCGACTGCTGGCCTCCACGGATCGCAACACGGTGCATGCCTACACCTTTCCCGAAATGGACAGCGACGGCATACTCATGCGGTTCACGGCTCCGGCAACGTGCCTCAAGGTTGCCGGTGGCTACACGGCTGCCGGCAGCGAGGACACCACCATTAAGGTGGTCAAGGGAGAGGCAGCTGGCAACGAAACGGTTCTGGAGGGGCACACGGGACCGGTCTTGGCCCTGGATATGCACGCGGAGCGAAAACTCCTGGTTTCCGTGGCTGGAGACGGCCATCTGAAGGTCTGGAACTTCGAGGAGGGCAAGGAACTGAAGAGCATCGGTGGTCTGCCCAAAGTTAACAGTTTCGAGGCCGCCAGTCTCTATGGCACGCCCCATTTCGAACCGCACAGGGGCGAATTTCTGGCCTACGCCGTGGACAACGAGATTGTGGTTCTAAACACGGCCAACTGGGAGGTGGCCTTCAAGCTGCGCGACGACTTGGTGTCAAGCAACTACAGCTGCTGCCAGTTCTCGCCCAATGGTGAACGCCTGGCAGCGGGGACAACCAAGGGCGAGGTGAGCATCTTCGATGTCAAGAAGCGTAAGGCCTTGCCAGTGGAGATGCCGCCTAATGACTGCAATTCCATAACATGCCTGGCCTGGAATCGTTCTGGAGAGGAGGAGGTGGCCTTTTGCGATGCCACTGGCCAGCTGGGGACCGTGTTTCTCAGCGATGCAACCGAGGCTGGTGGTGCGGAGGCACTGGAGGACCACCAGGCCGAGCTTTTGGGCGATGACTTTGAGTTTGAGGGTGGCCAGGACTTGGAAGCCGCTGCCAATGACGGCGATGGTGTTAGCCTGGAGCAGCTGAAACGCAAGGTGATGAGCTTTGTTGATTCCGTAGATGTCGATGAGACCTCAAACCAATCcctggccagcagcagcagaactGCTCCAGCTCCGGCTGCTCCCCAAATCAAGCTTTTTAAGCAGCAAACGGCCTTCCAGCCAGGCGCCACGCCTAGTGATCTGGAGCACCGCTATATGGCTTGGAACGATGTGGGCATTGTTACCGCCCACGTAGAACCTTCTGGCGATGGCTCCATCGACGTGGAGTTCCACGACGCCAGCATCCACCATGCCCTGCATATCAGCAACTACAATCAACACAATTTGGCTAGCGTGAGTAAAGGAGCTTTGGCACTGGCCTCAAACGAGACGAGCAAGCTGGTGGTGATTGCTTTGGCCGCCGCCGGAAACAAGGAGTGGTCACTCAGCCTTCCGGACTGCGAAAGTGTGGACGCCCTTGTGGCCACTAGTCATTTGGTGGCCGTGGCGACAAGCTCGAGTTTTCTGCGCATATTCAGCGTTATGGGCACACAACGCGAAGTGCTAACCATTCCAGGACCTGTGGTGGCTCTCTCCGGACACGAACACAGCCTGATGGTGGTTTACCACAGTTCAGCGCCCAGCCAGACGCAGCAGCATCTCTCCGCCATGCTGGTCAACACAAACGGCCTGAATTTGCGTCTGGAATATGTGCCAGTGCCGTTGACGCCGGGTAGACAGCTTGCCTGGCTGGGTTACAGCGACGCAGGATCGCCGAGCATCGCCGACAACATGGGTCTCCTACAGCTGTaccgccgcagcagcaacgCCTGGTTCCCCATTTGCGATACCATGAAGCAGAGCACCAGTGTGTCGCACAATTACTTCGTGGTGGCTGTTTCCGAGCTCCGCCAGATAGTCCAGGCGGTGTTGTGCCGCGGCACTTCGTATCCCATGACCAACCCACGGCCCATGCTCCAGGAGCTCCGTATGCAGATCCCGCTGTGCGACATCGACGTGGAGAAGTCCGAGCTGGAGGATGCCCTGCTTCGTTCGAGTCTGATGCAGGTGGAGGGTGCAGAGAAGATGCAAAAGGAGACGGCCATCAAGCTGTTCGCCCTGGCCTGCAGCAGTGAGTGCGAGACGCGGGCTCGGGAGTTAATAGAATCGATTGCTTGCACCGATCTGCTCCAACTGGCGGTAAAATATGCCACCAAGCGCGGGCGCATCCACCTGTCCGATCGCCTGTGCGAGTTGCTGCCGCAACTGGAGGCTGTCCAGGAGGCTCGCAAGCAACAGACTTTGTTGGGAGCCAGTGGCATTGCTGCGACCATTGTCCTTCCCATGACGCCCACATCTGCCTCGCAGAGTGGTCCTAAACCCAAGACCATCGAGCTGAGCTCGGCCAAGCGGGGAACCTTAAAGAGATTAGCCAACtcaccaaatatttttaaatcagcTTCGGCGGCATCTCGTCCCTCGACTCCGGATATTCCACCCTCTCCGCTGGATACTCAGGAGAATATATTCGGCGAGTCCGAGTCCGAGGTCCCCATGAGTAAAACCCCGGACCCCAGGACTCCTCTGAACGCAGTTAACCCGTTCGCCATGAAGCGCAAACTGGGCGACACTGGAGTTATTTTTGGATCCGAAAAGCTAAAATTGGCCAAGAAATAG